Proteins encoded in a region of the Pseudomonas sp. GOM7 genome:
- a CDS encoding sugar ABC transporter substrate-binding protein — MSGFRPARLCAAIALGAAALVSFSTVHAAEGEPPRVALVMKSLANEFFRTMEDGAKAYQKEHPDQFELVANGIKDETDTSAQIRIVEQMIVSKVDALVIAPADSKALVPVIKKASDAGIKVVNIDNRLDPEVVKSKGLDVPFVGPDNRKGARLVGEYLAKEKLKAGDEVGIIEGVSTTTNAQQRTAGFKDAMEAAGMKIVSVQSGNWEIDRGNAVASAMLNEYPNLKALLAGNDSMALGAVSAVRAAGKKGQVQVVGYDNINAIKPMLEDGRVLATADQFAARQAVFGIQAALKLVKGEPTGAKDGVIETPVELVTKP; from the coding sequence ATGTCCGGTTTCCGTCCTGCCCGTCTCTGCGCTGCCATCGCCCTTGGTGCCGCTGCCCTTGTCAGTTTTTCCACCGTGCATGCAGCCGAAGGCGAGCCGCCGCGTGTGGCTCTGGTGATGAAGTCCCTGGCCAACGAGTTCTTCCGCACCATGGAGGACGGCGCCAAGGCCTATCAGAAGGAACATCCCGATCAGTTCGAGCTGGTCGCCAATGGCATCAAGGATGAAACCGACACCTCGGCGCAAATTCGCATCGTCGAGCAGATGATCGTGTCCAAGGTCGATGCCCTGGTCATTGCGCCGGCCGACTCCAAGGCCCTGGTGCCGGTGATCAAGAAGGCCAGCGACGCGGGCATCAAGGTGGTCAACATCGATAACCGCCTCGACCCCGAAGTGGTCAAGAGCAAAGGCCTGGACGTGCCGTTCGTAGGCCCGGACAACCGCAAGGGCGCGCGCCTGGTGGGTGAATACCTGGCCAAGGAAAAGCTCAAGGCCGGTGACGAGGTCGGCATCATCGAAGGCGTTTCCACCACCACCAATGCCCAGCAGCGCACTGCTGGTTTCAAGGATGCGATGGAAGCGGCTGGCATGAAGATCGTCAGCGTGCAGTCCGGTAACTGGGAGATCGACCGCGGCAACGCCGTGGCCTCGGCCATGCTCAACGAATACCCGAACCTCAAGGCGCTGCTGGCCGGTAACGACAGCATGGCCCTCGGCGCGGTGTCCGCCGTGCGTGCGGCGGGCAAGAAGGGCCAGGTGCAGGTGGTGGGTTACGACAACATCAACGCCATCAAACCGATGCTTGAGGACGGCCGCGTGCTAGCCACAGCCGACCAGTTCGCCGCGCGCCAGGCGGTGTTCGGCATTCAGGCAGCACTCAAGCTGGTCAAGGGTGAGCCCACCGGCGCGAAAGACGGCGTGATCGAAACTCCGGTCGAACTCGTGACCAAACCGTGA